From Weissella confusa, a single genomic window includes:
- a CDS encoding NAD-dependent protein deacylase, whose product MSVNPEIQNLFDHAKRIVFLTGAGVSTASGIPDYRSKGGIYDDSGVVERPEYLLSTDALANEPEKMYRFMMDNMYFPDAEPNVIHDKMAALTKQGRANIITQNVDGLHKKAGSEATIEFHGSLYDIYAVTDGKKATLAEYMTNMRRSDGALLRPGITLYGEIPFNVEEAATWVNQADLIVIVGTSFVVYPFAGLLQYAKAGVPVLAINLERIPAPDWVQQIIGDATVFFDELHI is encoded by the coding sequence ATGAGTGTTAATCCAGAAATTCAAAACTTATTTGATCATGCAAAGCGGATTGTCTTTCTAACGGGTGCTGGTGTTTCAACCGCATCGGGTATCCCAGATTACCGCTCAAAAGGTGGCATCTATGATGATAGTGGCGTAGTTGAACGTCCAGAATATTTATTAAGTACTGATGCGTTGGCTAATGAACCTGAAAAGATGTATCGGTTCATGATGGACAATATGTATTTTCCAGATGCTGAGCCGAATGTGATTCATGACAAAATGGCGGCGCTAACCAAGCAAGGCCGTGCCAATATTATTACGCAAAATGTTGATGGTCTTCATAAGAAGGCAGGGAGTGAAGCGACAATTGAATTTCATGGCTCGCTTTATGATATTTATGCGGTAACTGATGGCAAGAAAGCAACGCTGGCTGAGTACATGACGAATATGCGTCGATCAGACGGTGCATTGTTGCGACCAGGGATTACGTTATATGGTGAAATTCCATTTAATGTGGAAGAAGCAGCCACGTGGGTTAACCAGGCAGACTTAATTGTCATTGTTGGCACTAGCTTTGTGGTTTACCCATTCGCTGGGTTATTACAGTACGCAAAGGCAGGCGTTCCAGTGTTGGCAATTAACTTGGAGCGGATTCCAGCACCGGATTGGGTGCAACAGATTATTGGGGATGCCACGGTGTTCTTTGATGAATTGCACATTTAA
- a CDS encoding IpaB/EvcA family protein, producing MQFSEDTVKLLNQVNQVYPGSVVLRGSGEATGKLTHDQVSTDMLGTRLMVEVTDATAPDFSATQELLNMMLTLSGYPQVYFQLKSEDINMTDQLMVMSTYLYQPALRAITYKEQAKHGLVTAAVVKAFANGVMSTLTPEAKNDRSEAALRLLTLLDARVFMNAVPTDIDTAIYTDSFADAFPEAWEAAGHIFATMKVDDIKDPFTVHRAVIAAFKGFDAQMIAWNLPELKALEFATLTPVLSERQLRLPLAQVFDIKHTEMTDRNTEKSAYVGLSKSEGQNSFVISAPDENQPEFFKALYQTPVREVLEQIGQPFVVRQ from the coding sequence ATGCAATTTTCAGAAGATACAGTTAAGCTCCTAAACCAAGTTAATCAAGTTTACCCAGGTTCAGTGGTCCTACGTGGCTCAGGTGAAGCAACGGGTAAGTTGACGCACGACCAAGTTTCAACAGATATGTTGGGAACACGTTTGATGGTTGAAGTAACGGATGCAACTGCACCTGACTTCTCAGCAACGCAAGAATTGTTGAACATGATGTTGACGTTGAGTGGTTACCCACAAGTTTATTTCCAATTGAAGTCAGAAGACATTAATATGACGGATCAATTGATGGTTATGTCAACGTATCTTTACCAACCAGCCTTGCGTGCCATTACATATAAGGAACAAGCCAAGCACGGATTGGTGACAGCAGCAGTTGTAAAGGCATTTGCAAACGGGGTTATGTCAACGTTGACTCCTGAAGCAAAGAACGATCGTTCAGAAGCAGCACTACGTTTGTTGACGTTGTTGGATGCACGCGTCTTCATGAACGCTGTGCCAACTGACATCGATACGGCTATTTACACTGATAGCTTTGCAGATGCATTCCCAGAGGCATGGGAAGCTGCAGGCCACATTTTTGCAACGATGAAGGTTGATGACATCAAGGATCCATTCACGGTTCACCGTGCAGTAATCGCAGCCTTTAAGGGATTTGATGCGCAAATGATTGCTTGGAACTTGCCTGAATTGAAGGCACTTGAGTTCGCGACGTTGACGCCAGTACTATCAGAACGACAATTGCGTTTGCCATTGGCTCAAGTATTCGACATTAAGCACACAGAGATGACAGACCGTAACACGGAAAAGTCAGCCTATGTTGGTTTGAGCAAGTCAGAAGGTCAAAACAGTTTTGTTATTTCAGCACCAGATGAGAACCAACCTGAGTTCTTTAAGGCGTTGTATCAAACACCAGTCCGTGAAGTACTAGAACAAATCGGACAGCCTTTCGTTGTGCGTCAATAA
- a CDS encoding MerR family transcriptional regulator — MTFVSKQQFHKNFLKSEVFQFRIGELATMTGVSTRQLRYWESKGIISSLSRDGEQDARVYNYKTYVAVATIKNFLDEGYTLKAAVKKKEELEQSWKVLHDVMSRAVQGTAEIDGIPAVDLGFFDAEQTQRLFATVDDQNVVKYRVQTIEE, encoded by the coding sequence ATGACATTTGTATCAAAGCAACAATTTCATAAGAACTTTTTGAAGTCTGAAGTGTTCCAGTTTCGCATTGGTGAGTTGGCAACGATGACAGGTGTTTCGACTCGTCAACTTCGTTATTGGGAGAGCAAGGGCATCATCTCGTCACTTAGTCGTGATGGGGAGCAAGATGCGCGTGTTTATAACTACAAAACATATGTCGCCGTGGCCACAATCAAGAATTTCTTGGATGAAGGTTACACGTTGAAGGCTGCCGTAAAGAAGAAGGAAGAGCTTGAGCAATCATGGAAGGTTTTGCATGATGTTATGAGTCGGGCTGTGCAAGGAACTGCTGAAATTGATGGTATTCCGGCAGTTGATTTGGGATTCTTCGATGCGGAACAAACCCAACGCTTGTTTGCGACGGTAGATGATCAAAACGTGGTGAAGTACCGCGTACAAACGATTGAAGAATAA
- a CDS encoding hydroxymethylglutaryl-CoA reductase, degradative: MADWHGFYKLYWRERLDKTIENKQLTAEQVALIEAQYDAVGEQQVENYLYNFGVPTGLLPDLPVDGRLVTVPMSTEEPSVIAAASNGARMMRAGEGVKTTIQSRLLRGQVILTDVANVDALQEYVANHNQALLQAANDAHPSMAKRGGGAKALTVEVLDDQTAIVNVLVDPKAAMGANVVNTMSEAVANELTIAGYQVLMAILSNYATEALVKARVAVPVEALATKQGMAGAEVARRIAAASHIEQLSTYRAVTSNKGLLNGIEAAVLASGNDTRAVNAALHAYAANDGQYRGLTSWTVQDDMLLGETTLPLMLGVVGGSIGIVPAVKLNHALMDNPTVNELTSIVAAVGLAQNLSALRALVTTGIQAGHMALQAKSLALQVGATTEEVPALTARLQQLGRFNETVAREALATLRQSK, encoded by the coding sequence ATGGCGGATTGGCACGGCTTTTATAAGTTGTATTGGCGAGAACGACTAGACAAAACGATTGAAAATAAGCAATTGACTGCTGAGCAAGTGGCGTTAATTGAAGCGCAATACGATGCAGTTGGTGAACAACAGGTTGAAAATTATCTTTATAACTTTGGGGTTCCGACCGGCTTGCTACCAGATTTGCCAGTTGATGGCCGATTGGTAACGGTGCCAATGAGTACTGAGGAACCAAGTGTCATTGCGGCTGCAAGTAATGGTGCCCGCATGATGCGTGCTGGTGAAGGCGTTAAAACGACGATTCAAAGTCGCTTGCTACGCGGTCAGGTTATTTTGACGGATGTGGCAAACGTGGATGCGTTGCAAGAATATGTGGCAAACCACAACCAAGCCTTGTTGCAAGCAGCTAATGATGCGCACCCTTCGATGGCTAAGCGTGGTGGTGGTGCTAAGGCGCTGACTGTAGAAGTTTTAGATGATCAAACAGCTATTGTGAATGTGCTGGTTGATCCTAAGGCGGCCATGGGGGCGAATGTTGTTAATACGATGTCTGAGGCTGTTGCCAACGAATTGACGATTGCTGGTTATCAGGTGTTGATGGCGATTTTGTCAAACTACGCGACGGAGGCTTTGGTTAAGGCTCGAGTGGCCGTGCCAGTAGAGGCATTGGCAACAAAGCAGGGGATGGCTGGAGCGGAAGTTGCCCGTAGAATCGCAGCTGCAAGCCATATTGAACAGTTGTCGACGTACCGTGCAGTAACATCAAATAAAGGATTGCTTAACGGTATTGAAGCGGCTGTATTAGCGAGTGGCAATGACACACGTGCGGTTAATGCTGCATTGCACGCCTATGCAGCCAACGACGGCCAATATCGTGGCCTAACCAGCTGGACAGTGCAAGACGATATGTTGTTGGGTGAAACAACATTGCCATTGATGCTTGGTGTGGTTGGTGGATCAATTGGGATTGTGCCAGCGGTTAAGCTAAATCATGCGTTGATGGATAATCCAACGGTTAATGAACTAACGAGTATTGTTGCCGCAGTTGGCTTGGCCCAAAACTTGTCAGCACTACGCGCGCTTGTTACAACTGGTATCCAAGCTGGACACATGGCCTTGCAAGCTAAGTCATTGGCGTTGCAGGTTGGTGCCACGACCGAAGAAGTGCCAGCACTAACAGCACGTTTACAACAACTCGGCCGATTTAACGAAACGGTTGCCCGTGAAGCGTTGGCGACATTACGTCAAAGTAAATAA
- a CDS encoding LTA synthase family protein: MRHYGRFSWLNTRLGFVLLLVALVWAKTQLANIMDFHLYSGASPVQYVTMLLNPLTVSTLLIGLAFYFRSAKLFYPVATILYVVNVLMIQLNVIYYREFTDFMSVATMLGYNKVNQGLGASGFALTNIHDIFFWIDVPIIIGLFIFKKMRIQKEGTTKFMSFAMTTFSIFAFMVTLTLGEADRPQLITRQFDSSMMVKYLGIDAYTAFDAIKTHGVSEMRKSAKKSDIDNVLSYVKGHFADSNPQYAGIAKGKNVFVIHLESFQQFSLNLKINGQEVTPNLNAIYNSNSTIAFDNFFNQVGQGKTSDAENMLETSTFGLPQGSLFATQGNDQTFQAMPAILRQTQGYSSAVFHGNNASFWNRSNVYKNMGYQYFFDASYYDTSGDKAMGYGLKDKLLFYDSIPYLEHMQQPFYAKYITVTNHFPYSLDEQDKDPNFVTTTTDSDVVNGYFETNHYLDQSIGEFYDYLKKSGLYDKSIIVLYGDHYGISNSENKSLASVLGKSADNWTDFDNTQMQRVPFMINIPGYTGGGVNHTYGGEIDVMPTLLHLLGVDTKNDVQLGQDLLSTKRDQVVAFRDKDFITPKYTVIGDTIYDNSTGLVISKPSKQVQKEVAAARKKVNKQLSISDDINQKDLLRFYTPKGFSKVDASKYNYANGLGKLENLENQKGVGSTSLWTENDNKTTQSLYSTDAPEKDEPRSDTSRIKQVNPDGGDSTDGGDDTPNP; the protein is encoded by the coding sequence ATGAGGCATTATGGCCGTTTCAGCTGGTTAAATACCCGCTTGGGGTTTGTATTGCTGCTGGTGGCATTGGTCTGGGCTAAAACACAGTTAGCCAATATCATGGATTTCCACTTGTATTCGGGAGCATCGCCGGTTCAATACGTGACGATGTTACTAAATCCGTTAACCGTATCAACATTGTTGATTGGGCTAGCGTTTTACTTCCGATCAGCAAAACTATTTTATCCAGTTGCAACGATTTTATATGTAGTCAACGTGCTGATGATTCAGTTGAACGTGATTTACTATCGTGAGTTCACGGACTTTATGTCGGTGGCGACGATGTTGGGTTACAACAAGGTTAACCAAGGATTGGGTGCGTCAGGATTTGCGTTAACGAATATCCATGATATTTTCTTCTGGATTGATGTGCCGATTATTATTGGGTTGTTCATCTTTAAAAAGATGCGCATTCAAAAAGAAGGCACGACGAAGTTCATGAGCTTTGCGATGACAACCTTTTCAATTTTCGCCTTCATGGTGACGTTGACACTTGGTGAAGCTGATCGTCCACAATTGATTACGCGTCAATTCGACAGCAGCATGATGGTTAAGTATCTTGGTATTGATGCTTATACCGCATTTGATGCGATTAAGACACACGGTGTTTCCGAAATGCGTAAGTCAGCTAAGAAGTCTGATATTGATAATGTGCTGAGTTACGTAAAGGGCCACTTTGCAGATTCAAATCCACAGTATGCTGGTATTGCAAAGGGCAAGAACGTGTTTGTCATTCACTTGGAGTCATTCCAACAATTCTCATTGAATCTAAAAATCAATGGGCAGGAAGTGACGCCAAACTTGAACGCGATTTATAATTCAAATTCAACGATTGCGTTTGATAATTTCTTTAACCAAGTTGGTCAAGGAAAGACATCAGATGCGGAAAACATGTTGGAGACCTCAACATTTGGTTTGCCACAAGGATCATTGTTTGCAACGCAAGGAAATGACCAAACGTTCCAAGCGATGCCAGCTATCCTCCGTCAAACGCAGGGTTACTCATCAGCGGTATTCCACGGTAACAATGCTAGTTTCTGGAATCGTAGTAATGTTTATAAGAACATGGGTTACCAATACTTCTTTGATGCTAGTTACTATGACACGTCTGGTGATAAGGCGATGGGTTATGGTTTGAAGGATAAGTTGTTGTTCTATGATTCAATTCCATACTTGGAGCACATGCAACAACCGTTCTACGCTAAGTACATTACGGTGACGAACCACTTCCCATACAGTCTTGACGAACAAGATAAGGATCCGAACTTCGTGACAACGACAACCGATTCTGATGTGGTCAATGGTTACTTTGAAACGAACCACTATCTTGACCAATCAATCGGTGAGTTCTATGACTACTTGAAGAAGTCAGGGTTATACGACAAGTCAATTATTGTTTTGTACGGTGATCACTACGGTATCTCAAACTCTGAAAACAAGTCATTGGCGTCTGTGCTAGGTAAGAGCGCTGATAATTGGACTGATTTTGATAATACACAAATGCAACGTGTGCCATTCATGATTAATATTCCAGGATACACAGGCGGTGGGGTTAACCACACATACGGTGGTGAAATTGACGTCATGCCAACGTTGCTACACTTGTTGGGTGTTGATACTAAGAATGATGTCCAACTTGGACAAGATTTGTTGAGTACAAAGCGTGATCAAGTCGTTGCTTTCCGTGATAAGGACTTTATCACGCCAAAGTACACGGTGATTGGTGACACGATTTATGACAATTCGACGGGATTAGTTATTAGTAAGCCTTCAAAGCAAGTTCAAAAGGAAGTTGCAGCGGCGCGCAAGAAGGTTAATAAGCAGTTGTCGATTTCTGACGACATTAACCAGAAAGACTTGCTGCGTTTCTACACACCAAAGGGATTCTCTAAGGTAGATGCTTCTAAGTACAACTATGCAAATGGTTTGGGAAAGCTTGAAAACCTCGAAAACCAAAAGGGTGTTGGCTCAACTAGTCTTTGGACAGAAAATGATAATAAGACGACGCAGTCACTCTATTCGACGGATGCGCCCGAAAAGGATGAGCCTAGGTCAGATACGTCTCGTATCAAGCAGGTTAATCCGGACGGTGGCGATTCGACCGATGGTGGGGATGACACGCCGAACCCATAA
- the metG gene encoding methionine--tRNA ligase produces MADKNTFYITTPIYYPSGKLHIGNTYTTVLADAAARYHRLLNEDVYFLTGTDEHGLKIEQKAEKLNMTPQQYVDGMAADIKKLWADLDITNDGFIRTTDEYHEKAIQKIFQQFLDQDDIYKGEYEGWYSVDDEEYFTESQLAEVYRDEDGNVIGGKAPSGHEVELVKEESYFFRMGKYADWLLDYYKSHPEFIQPESRMNEMINNFIKPGLEDLAVTRTAFKWGVPVLSDPKHVVYVWIDALSNYITALGYGSDDTTLFDKFWPANVQLVGKEIVRFHTIYWPIMLHALGLPLPKQVLGHGWLTMRDGKMSKSKGNVVYPDTLADRYGIDAVRYYLLRAMPYGNDGIFTPEDFVSKLNYDLANDLGNLLNRTVAMINKYEGGVIPALNTGATEFDADLVQTANDVIKAYNENMAGLRTADALAEVWKLISRANKYIDETTPWTLAKDEAQADKLASVMAHLAAALRVAAILLQPALTRAPKQIFHQLGLAESNLQIADLKFEDLPTGGKVVEKGEPIFPRVDVDAEVAYIRDEMTGGAAKPAEEAEKSYIEVPTKDLIEFDDFDKVEMRVAEILEVTEVEKSNKLLRFKLNDGTKDGRTILSGIKKWYPEYAGLVGKKVAFVANLKPRKMMGEMSEGMLLSAEKDGNVILTILPDEIEAGSELG; encoded by the coding sequence ATGGCAGATAAGAACACATTCTACATTACGACGCCAATTTACTATCCATCTGGTAAGTTGCACATCGGTAACACGTACACAACGGTGTTGGCTGATGCGGCTGCGCGTTACCACCGTTTGTTGAATGAAGATGTTTACTTCTTGACGGGAACTGACGAACACGGTTTGAAGATTGAGCAAAAGGCTGAAAAGCTAAACATGACGCCACAACAATACGTTGACGGCATGGCTGCAGATATCAAGAAGTTGTGGGCAGACTTGGATATTACCAACGACGGATTCATCCGTACGACGGACGAGTATCACGAGAAGGCTATCCAAAAGATCTTCCAACAATTCTTGGATCAAGATGACATCTACAAGGGTGAATACGAAGGTTGGTACTCAGTTGATGACGAAGAGTACTTTACTGAGTCACAATTGGCAGAAGTTTACCGCGACGAAGACGGCAACGTCATCGGTGGTAAGGCACCATCTGGTCACGAAGTTGAGTTGGTTAAGGAAGAGTCATACTTCTTCCGTATGGGAAAGTACGCTGACTGGTTGTTGGACTACTACAAGTCACACCCAGAATTTATTCAACCTGAGTCTCGTATGAACGAGATGATTAACAACTTCATCAAGCCTGGTCTTGAAGACTTGGCCGTAACGCGTACGGCGTTCAAGTGGGGTGTTCCAGTTCTATCTGACCCTAAGCACGTTGTTTACGTGTGGATTGACGCTTTGTCAAACTACATTACGGCGCTTGGATATGGTTCAGACGATACGACTTTGTTCGATAAGTTCTGGCCAGCAAATGTGCAATTGGTAGGTAAGGAAATTGTTCGTTTCCACACGATTTACTGGCCAATTATGTTGCACGCCTTGGGCTTGCCATTGCCTAAGCAAGTGTTGGGACACGGTTGGTTGACGATGCGTGATGGTAAGATGTCAAAGTCTAAGGGTAACGTTGTGTACCCTGACACATTGGCTGATCGTTACGGTATCGATGCTGTTCGTTACTACTTGTTGCGTGCAATGCCATACGGTAACGATGGTATCTTTACGCCTGAAGATTTCGTTTCAAAGTTGAACTACGATTTGGCTAACGATTTGGGTAACTTGTTGAACCGTACTGTTGCAATGATCAACAAGTACGAAGGTGGTGTCATTCCTGCGCTTAACACGGGTGCGACTGAATTTGACGCTGACTTGGTACAAACGGCTAATGATGTTATTAAGGCTTACAACGAAAACATGGCTGGTTTGCGTACGGCAGATGCTTTGGCTGAAGTTTGGAAGTTGATCTCACGTGCTAACAAGTACATTGATGAGACGACGCCATGGACGTTGGCTAAGGATGAAGCACAAGCAGATAAGTTGGCTTCTGTAATGGCTCACTTGGCTGCTGCATTGCGTGTTGCGGCTATCTTGTTGCAACCTGCTTTGACGCGTGCACCTAAGCAAATCTTCCACCAACTTGGTTTGGCAGAATCAAACTTGCAAATTGCTGATTTGAAGTTTGAAGACCTACCAACGGGTGGTAAGGTTGTTGAAAAGGGTGAGCCAATCTTCCCACGTGTTGATGTTGATGCCGAAGTGGCTTACATCCGCGATGAGATGACGGGTGGTGCCGCAAAGCCTGCTGAAGAAGCTGAGAAGTCATACATTGAAGTCCCTACAAAGGACTTGATTGAATTTGATGACTTCGACAAGGTTGAGATGCGTGTTGCTGAAATCCTAGAAGTGACTGAAGTTGAGAAGTCAAACAAGTTGTTGCGCTTCAAGTTGAACGACGGTACTAAGGATGGTCGCACGATTTTGTCAGGTATCAAGAAGTGGTACCCAGAATACGCTGGTTTGGTTGGTAAGAAGGTTGCCTTTGTTGCTAACTTGAAGCCACGTAAGATGATGGGTGAAATGTCAGAAGGTATGTTGTTGTCTGCTGAAAAGGACGGTAACGTTATCTTGACGATTTTGCCAGATGAAATCGAAGCTGGTTCAGAACTAGGCTAA